Proteins encoded together in one Flavobacteriales bacterium window:
- a CDS encoding M1 family metallopeptidase: MIASCAGATAQLQDGKDSFLRADTLRGSLGPERAWWNVVGYDVSVKPDFGARSIEGRTIIAFDAVAEGQRMQIDLQQPLIVDSILADVATYKDGTIGVSYRAIPFHREGNVAWVELPQPMKKGEATTITIHYHGIPRSAKNPPWDGGWIWRTDARGNPWMSVACQGLGASAWYPCKDHQSDEPEHGANLRVTVPDSLQAIGNGRLRSTVRNGDGTSTWHWQVRNPINTYNLVPYIGKYAQLSDTFAGMEGHLDLDFWILQHHAPWGEGESRANREEEEQWLQKATTQFKQVPEMLSCFEEWFGPYPFHADGYKLVESPHLGMEHQSAIAYGNGFVNGYRGSDLSGTGHGLTWDYIIIHESGHEWFGNSITTADIADMWVHEGFTDYSETIFTECQQGKQAAEEYVIGLRRNIRNDKPIIGPYGVNEEGSGDMYYKGANLIHMIRHIVGDSTFKAMLLEMNRRFRHAVVTSAQVEEFMINFNERTKSLLNKSIFDQYLRTTQVPVLEWGVKKRTLFARWTNCLPGFKMVAWIDFGGHPMYKELGAEWTVLATGKVKKLRPSLNRNWYASISHVHKNALKSVLIPRTVSPELRAK; encoded by the coding sequence ATGATCGCTTCTTGCGCTGGGGCAACGGCCCAGCTCCAAGACGGGAAGGACTCATTCCTCAGGGCCGATACGCTCAGGGGAAGCCTCGGTCCGGAGCGAGCCTGGTGGAATGTGGTCGGCTACGATGTCTCGGTGAAGCCCGATTTCGGGGCGCGTTCCATCGAAGGCCGCACCATCATCGCCTTCGATGCGGTCGCCGAGGGCCAGCGCATGCAGATCGACCTGCAGCAGCCGCTCATCGTCGACAGCATCCTTGCGGACGTGGCTACCTATAAGGATGGAACCATCGGCGTGAGCTACCGGGCCATTCCATTCCATCGCGAGGGGAACGTGGCTTGGGTGGAACTGCCGCAGCCCATGAAGAAGGGCGAGGCCACCACGATCACCATCCATTACCACGGGATCCCGCGATCCGCGAAGAACCCGCCGTGGGATGGCGGCTGGATCTGGAGGACAGATGCGCGCGGCAATCCTTGGATGAGCGTGGCCTGCCAGGGACTTGGCGCAAGCGCGTGGTACCCGTGCAAGGACCACCAGAGCGATGAGCCCGAGCATGGCGCCAACCTTCGCGTCACCGTGCCCGACAGCTTGCAGGCCATCGGCAATGGACGCTTGCGCAGCACCGTGAGGAATGGCGATGGCACGAGCACCTGGCATTGGCAGGTGAGGAATCCGATCAACACCTACAACCTGGTTCCCTACATCGGCAAGTATGCGCAGCTATCCGACACGTTCGCCGGCATGGAGGGCCATCTCGACCTGGACTTCTGGATCCTGCAGCACCATGCGCCATGGGGCGAAGGTGAATCCAGAGCGAACCGCGAAGAGGAAGAGCAGTGGCTGCAGAAAGCCACGACCCAATTCAAGCAAGTGCCGGAAATGCTCAGCTGCTTCGAGGAGTGGTTCGGCCCCTATCCGTTCCATGCCGATGGCTACAAACTGGTTGAATCACCGCACCTTGGCATGGAGCACCAGAGCGCCATCGCCTACGGCAACGGGTTCGTGAACGGATACCGCGGCAGCGACCTGAGCGGCACAGGCCATGGTCTGACGTGGGATTACATCATCATCCATGAGAGCGGGCATGAATGGTTCGGCAACAGCATCACCACGGCCGACATCGCCGACATGTGGGTGCATGAGGGCTTCACGGATTACAGCGAGACCATCTTCACCGAGTGCCAGCAGGGCAAGCAGGCCGCCGAGGAATACGTGATCGGCCTGCGCAGGAACATCCGCAACGACAAGCCCATCATCGGCCCTTATGGCGTGAACGAGGAAGGCAGCGGCGACATGTATTACAAGGGCGCCAACCTCATCCACATGATCCGCCACATCGTGGGCGACAGCACCTTCAAGGCCATGCTGCTGGAGATGAACCGGCGATTCAGGCACGCGGTCGTCACCAGCGCGCAGGTCGAGGAGTTCATGATCAACTTCAACGAGCGGACGAAGTCGCTGCTGAACAAGAGCATCTTCGATCAGTACTTGAGAACGACGCAGGTGCCTGTTCTGGAGTGGGGCGTGAAGAAGCGGACCCTCTTCGCGCGATGGACGAACTGCCTGCCAGGATTCAAGATGGTCGCATGGATCGACTTTGGCGGCCATCCCATGTACAAGGAGTTGGGCGCGGAATGGACCGTACTTGCAACAGGCAAGGTGAAGAAACTGCGCCCCTCGTTGAACAGGAATTGGTACGCATCCATTTCCCATGTCCATAAGAATGCGCTCAAATCGGTCCTGATCCCGCGCACCGTCTCTCCCGAACTTCGCGCCAAGTGA
- the pdxH gene encoding pyridoxamine 5'-phosphate oxidase produces the protein MSEKRHLHHRVEYGKAELLEEQAGDDPIALFSRWLDDAIADGLPEPHAMAMASMGTLTISCRIVLLRAFDREGFVFYTNHNSRKAMDIERDPRVALTFFWGAHERQVRIEGKAEHVTAQESDAYFASRPRDSRIGAWSSDQSRPVADRAALEERYQRWTDRFKEGDEVPRPLHWGGYRVRPARIEFWQGRPSRLHDRIAYEALNDGQWLRVRLQP, from the coding sequence ATGAGCGAGAAACGGCATTTGCATCACCGCGTGGAGTATGGTAAGGCCGAACTGCTGGAAGAGCAGGCCGGTGATGATCCCATCGCGCTCTTCAGCCGTTGGCTCGATGATGCGATCGCTGATGGACTGCCGGAGCCCCACGCGATGGCCATGGCCAGCATGGGCACGCTCACCATCAGCTGCCGCATCGTGCTCTTGCGTGCATTCGATCGCGAGGGCTTCGTGTTCTACACGAACCACAACAGCCGCAAGGCCATGGACATCGAGCGCGACCCGCGGGTGGCGCTCACCTTTTTCTGGGGTGCGCACGAACGGCAGGTGCGCATCGAGGGCAAGGCAGAGCATGTGACCGCGCAGGAGAGCGATGCGTACTTCGCATCCCGGCCGCGCGATAGCCGCATCGGAGCATGGAGCAGCGACCAGAGCAGGCCTGTTGCTGATCGCGCAGCGCTGGAAGAGCGCTATCAGCGTTGGACCGATCGCTTCAAGGAGGGAGACGAAGTCCCGCGCCCTTTGCATTGGGGCGGCTATAGGGTACGCCCGGCGCGCATCGAGTTCTGGCAGGGCCGCCCCAGCCGGTTGCACGACCGCATCGCTTATGAAGCCCTCAACGATGGGCAATGGTTGCGCGTGCGCTTGCAGCCATGA
- a CDS encoding 30S ribosomal protein THX, whose amino-acid sequence MGKGDRKSKKGKRRMGSAGKSRPSLRNKRRAARKAAGTAKPAKKAAPKKAAAKKAAPKKAAAKKAAPKKD is encoded by the coding sequence ATGGGAAAAGGTGACCGCAAGTCGAAGAAAGGGAAGCGCCGCATGGGCAGCGCCGGCAAATCGCGCCCGAGCCTGCGAAACAAGCGCCGCGCTGCGCGCAAGGCCGCTGGCACCGCCAAGCCAGCTAAGAAGGCAGCTCCGAAGAAGGCCGCAGCCAAGAAAGCCGCCCCGAAGAAAGCCGCGGCCAAGAAGGCCGCTCCGAAGAAGGATTGA
- a CDS encoding RNA methyltransferase, which produces MTDHDLYERLCAFITDNKRALFDRIAPERTRHITCVLEDIYQAHNASAVVRTCDLLGIQDLHIIENRNKYTVNPDVTLGSSKWVDMHRWRGEADNTARCIAHLKERGYAIVTTSPRATDCTPATIALDRPLAFCFGTELTGASDALMQQADIALRIPMHGFTESYNISVSAAITLYTVMERLRASDVNWQLDAAALDALKLSWARKVVHSAAHLEERIRQERRP; this is translated from the coding sequence ATGACCGATCACGACCTGTACGAGCGCCTCTGCGCCTTCATCACCGACAACAAGCGCGCGCTCTTCGATCGCATCGCTCCGGAGCGCACGCGCCACATCACCTGCGTGCTCGAGGACATCTATCAGGCGCACAACGCCAGCGCGGTGGTGCGAACCTGCGACCTGTTGGGCATCCAGGACCTGCACATCATTGAGAACCGGAACAAGTACACGGTGAACCCGGATGTCACCCTCGGCTCATCGAAATGGGTGGACATGCACCGCTGGCGCGGCGAAGCCGACAACACCGCGCGCTGCATCGCGCACCTCAAGGAACGCGGATACGCCATCGTCACCACCTCGCCGCGCGCCACTGACTGCACGCCCGCCACCATCGCGCTGGACCGGCCGCTGGCCTTCTGTTTCGGCACGGAGCTCACCGGCGCCAGCGATGCGCTTATGCAGCAAGCCGACATCGCGCTGCGCATTCCGATGCATGGATTCACCGAGAGCTATAACATCAGCGTATCGGCGGCCATCACGCTCTACACGGTGATGGAACGCCTTCGCGCATCCGATGTGAACTGGCAGCTCGATGCCGCCGCGCTCGACGCGCTGAAACTGTCCTGGGCGCGGAAAGTGGTGCACAGCGCTGCTCACCTGGAGGAGCGGATCCGGCAAGAGCGCAGGCCTTGA
- a CDS encoding HU family DNA-binding protein, protein MGNKAELIESIANDAKISKADAKRALDAFVGNTTKALKKGERVTLVGFGTFSITKRAARKGRNPQTGKEIKIAAKKVVKFKAGADLASRVK, encoded by the coding sequence ATGGGTAACAAAGCAGAACTGATCGAGAGCATTGCCAACGACGCGAAGATCTCCAAGGCCGATGCGAAGCGCGCCCTCGACGCCTTCGTGGGCAACACCACCAAGGCCCTGAAGAAGGGTGAGCGCGTGACGCTCGTGGGCTTCGGCACCTTCAGCATCACCAAGCGCGCTGCTCGCAAGGGCCGCAACCCTCAGACGGGCAAGGAGATCAAGATCGCTGCCAAGAAGGTGGTGAAGTTCAAGGCCGGCGCCGACCTCGCCAGCCGCGTGAAGTAA
- a CDS encoding cupin domain-containing protein, translated as MTWTRAAFLLLAFASVCFAFGQRFSSDFAPCGKGPANTVAPLHSDSLCSSFLICVPREVHPHYHDWHTEHVVVIEGEGEMLLGDSVFVIRVGDAIAIPKGTVHAVTTLSGIPLRVVSIQSPRFDGADRVPVER; from the coding sequence ATGACCTGGACCCGGGCCGCATTCCTGCTCCTGGCCTTTGCCAGCGTCTGCTTCGCCTTCGGGCAGCGCTTCAGCAGCGACTTCGCACCGTGCGGTAAGGGTCCTGCGAACACCGTGGCTCCCTTGCACTCTGACAGCCTTTGCTCGTCCTTCCTCATCTGCGTGCCGCGCGAAGTGCACCCGCACTACCACGATTGGCATACGGAGCATGTGGTGGTGATCGAAGGCGAAGGGGAGATGCTGCTCGGTGATTCGGTCTTCGTGATCCGCGTTGGTGATGCGATAGCGATCCCGAAGGGGACCGTGCATGCCGTGACCACCCTCTCCGGAATACCGCTGCGGGTGGTGAGCATCCAGTCACCGCGCTTCGATGGCGCCGATCGCGTGCCCGTGGAGCGTTGA